From a region of the Halanaerobium hydrogeniformans genome:
- a CDS encoding 3-isopropylmalate dehydrogenase has product MSNIAYIPGDGIGEEVTRQGLKVLNYFNDKHDLGLKFEKFDLGAERYLRTGEIMPDGVLNKLETFDAIYLGAVGDPRVEPGLLEKGILLKLRFYFDQYINLRPIKLYKEEFSPLKGKGVKDINFTVVRENTEGIYAGIGGFLKKDTPDEVATQEMISTRKGVDRIIKYAFDYAQKYGRKPKLTVCDKSNVLTYAHNLWQRAFKEMGENYPDVAKEHYLVDAITMKMVRNPEIFDVIVTCNIFGDIITDLGAEIQGGMGMAVSGNINPDSISMFEPVHGSAPDIAGQNIANPLAAVLAAAMMLQQLDYPDLAQKTEAAVVDALSKNMITGDIGGDLSTDEVGDYLVQSIKTNEEGENDAEWD; this is encoded by the coding sequence ATGAGTAATATTGCCTATATTCCCGGTGATGGAATCGGAGAAGAAGTAACAAGACAGGGTCTTAAAGTACTGAACTATTTTAATGATAAACATGATTTAGGTCTGAAATTTGAAAAGTTCGATTTAGGTGCAGAAAGATATCTCAGAACAGGAGAAATTATGCCTGATGGGGTGTTAAATAAGCTGGAAACCTTTGATGCAATTTATCTTGGTGCTGTGGGTGATCCCAGAGTTGAACCAGGTCTTTTAGAAAAGGGTATTCTGCTTAAACTCCGCTTTTATTTTGATCAATATATCAATCTGCGTCCTATTAAATTATATAAAGAAGAATTTTCCCCACTTAAAGGGAAAGGTGTCAAAGATATCAACTTCACAGTTGTAAGAGAAAATACCGAAGGTATTTATGCAGGTATCGGAGGTTTTCTCAAAAAAGATACCCCTGATGAGGTAGCTACTCAGGAGATGATCTCTACCCGCAAAGGTGTAGATAGAATTATTAAATATGCCTTTGACTACGCTCAAAAATATGGTAGAAAACCTAAATTAACAGTCTGTGATAAGAGTAATGTTTTAACCTATGCCCATAATCTCTGGCAGCGTGCCTTTAAAGAGATGGGAGAAAATTATCCAGATGTAGCTAAAGAACATTATCTGGTAGATGCGATTACCATGAAAATGGTCCGCAATCCTGAGATCTTTGATGTAATCGTAACCTGTAATATTTTTGGCGATATCATTACCGACCTGGGAGCTGAAATCCAGGGAGGTATGGGAATGGCTGTTTCAGGTAATATCAATCCAGATAGCATTTCGATGTTTGAACCTGTACATGGAAGTGCACCGGATATTGCCGGACAAAATATTGCCAATCCCCTGGCAGCTGTTTTAGCTGCTGCAATGATGCTGCAGCAGTTAGATTATCCAGACCTGGCTCAAAAAACAGAAGCTGCAGTGGTAGATGCCCTATCTAAGAACATGATTACAGGTGATATAGGAGGGGATCTCAGCACTGATGAAGTTGGCGACTATTTAGTTCAGTCAATCAAAACAAATGAGGAAGGTGAGAATGATGCAGAGTGGGATTAA
- the leuD gene encoding 3-isopropylmalate dehydratase small subunit has product MKLKGKVFKYGDNVDTDVIIPARYLTSSSPEVLAAHCMEDIDADFAEQVEEGDIIVGGKNFGSGSSREHAPLAIKYAGVSCVVAESFARIFYRNSINIGLPILECQEAVEATENGDTLEVDIDQGIVKNLRTGESYQAEAFPPFMQEIIKDGGLIEHIKKVGV; this is encoded by the coding sequence ATGAAATTAAAAGGAAAAGTATTTAAATATGGTGATAATGTAGATACAGATGTAATTATTCCAGCCCGTTATTTAACTTCTTCCTCACCTGAAGTACTTGCAGCTCACTGTATGGAAGATATTGATGCAGATTTTGCTGAACAGGTAGAAGAAGGTGATATAATAGTTGGTGGTAAGAACTTTGGCTCAGGTAGTTCCAGAGAACATGCCCCACTGGCTATTAAATATGCCGGGGTATCCTGTGTGGTAGCAGAAAGTTTTGCCAGGATCTTTTATCGTAATTCCATCAATATCGGGCTGCCAATTTTAGAATGCCAGGAAGCAGTTGAGGCAACCGAAAATGGAGATACACTTGAGGTCGACATTGATCAGGGAATAGTTAAAAACTTAAGAACCGGTGAAAGTTATCAGGCAGAAGCATTTCCACCTTTTATGCAGGAAATTATTAAAGATGGCGGCTTAATTGAGCACATCAAGAAGGTGGGTGTATAA